The Clostridium beijerinckii genomic sequence TCAAAGTACTTTCCAGCAGCTTCAAAGAGTTCATTTACTTTCCTAAATATACGAAGTTTCTCGGCATCATTATCCATCACAGCATATTCAGCGATTCGGTGGTAATTGCAAGCACGAATGTAACAGTTACGTGCTGTATACCAGTTTCCAACCGCTTCTGCCTCCTTACCATGCCTTTCCAAAGCATCTGCTGTTATGAGCCATTCCCTATGCCATGTTTCCTTATCATTTGGATCTATTTTTTTGCATGCTTCATAAATCTCGGTGACGTCAGCAGCACCAAGACTTGCCAAGCCTAGAGCTTTAGTTACTTGATATGACATCATATAGTTGTTTGGCCAACGGCTAAATTCAATTGACATTGCAGTATCCTCCTTCTCTAGTTATATTTATTACTTCCATCCTTCTCTGATTAAGCATAAGAGTACATGTTTCGAAATAGCGGCACCTATCTATGTCCGTGCCACGAACTTGATTCTCTACCATATCATTTCCTCCTATCAATTTACTTGTAGTTTTTAAGCTACAAGTAAATTTTACGATATAAAAATAAAGCTGCCCTAAAAGGAAAATAAATCTTTATAAAGAGAATGTAAAAAATTATAAAGTATTAGGAAGCAAAAAAGCCACTGCCGGTGTTCTCTACGTTCAACCAACAGTGACCTTTAATTTATTTTAGAGAAATAAAATTAGCATTGTACAAGTGGAAGGCTGAACTTTATACCCAGGCCACCATATTCAGAAGAATATGCATAGATTTCTCCACCATGATATTCAATAATTGATTTACAGCTTGCTAGTCCAAGTCCTATCCCACCATTTTCAATTTGCCTGGATTTATCCACAGTGAAAAATTTAAAAAATAGTGAAGATATATCCTTATCCGGTACTCCAATCCCATTATCCTCAATTTCAAAATAGGCATAAGCCCCTTGTGAGTATCCAGTCATATACACTTTCAACTCATTTTTTCCTCCATATCTTACAACATTACTGAATAGATTACCAAAGACTCGACCTATCATAATCTCATTGACCATAAGCATCATATTTTCCTTAAATAAATGTTTGTAAATAAGCTCATAGTCAAATCCTGATAGCTCATGTTCATATTCTAGGGCAATGTTCTCAAATAATTTTGATGCATTAACGGGTTTCACGGTCATGGATTCTAAATTCAGTTTCTCTTTGATGAAGCTTACAAAGTCGTTGATAAGTTCAGCCATATATTTTGACTTTTTTTGAATCAACTCATAATATTCCTGCTTTTCATTTTCTGGTAGACCCTTTTGCATGGCTAACAGTTCAGCAAAACCATTAATAGATGTTAATGGTGCTTTTAGATCATGAGCAATGGCAGCAATCATATCCATTTGCTCTTTGTGTGCTAGTTGGAGCCTCTTTTCCATATTATTAAAATGATTATAAAGGTCTCCAATTTCATCATTACTCCTTAGCGCAAGTGGCGGCAATGGATGCACAATATTTATTCTTTCTAGTCTGGAATTAAGTAATCTTATTGGTTCTTCTATACAAAAATGGATATACATAATTAAAATAATAAAGATGAAACAGGCAATAGCGAATATGGGAAGGAGTAATACTATATATGATGGATCCAGTAATGAACTAGATATAGGTGAATATTCTGCAAAGATAAACTTCAAATAGATTCCAATTGAAGCCATAAAAACTATAAACATAACCAGAAATAGTAAAGGAAGCTTTATTTTCAGTTTCATATTATCACTCTCTTTCCTTGTACTTATATCCAATTCCCCAAATTGTTTTAATAAAATCATATTCAGGACCAAGTTTCTTACGGATATTTTTTATATGAACCGTTACAGTATTTAATTCTCCGTATTCGTCTCCCCAGACATATTCATATATCCGCTCACGAGTCAATACATTATTGGGGTTATGCATGAGCATGGACAATATTTGAAATTCCTTTGTTGATAAGTTAAGCTTTTTGTTATTTAGAAATGCTTCAAAAGTCTTATCATTCAAAATGAGAGGAGAATCAATCTTTTCTCCATTTGGACTAAGTTCATTCCACTCTTTAAACAGCCTGTCGACTTTCCTGAAGTTGGCCCTTATCCTGGAATTAAGCTCCTGAATACTAAAGGGCTTTGTCATATAATCATCTGCCCCTATTTCGAGCCCAACGATTTTATCAATATCCTTATCCCGGGCGCTTAAAAACAGAATTGGAGCATTATAAGATTTTCTGATGCTTCTGCAGACATCAAGGCCATCCATATCAGGCATCATTATGTCAAGAATGATGAAATCAATATTATTTTCTTTCAATACACATAAGGCTTCTTTCCCAGAATATGCCGAAATAGTTTCAAATCCTTCATAGCTTAAACTCTTTGTTATAAGTTTTACTATATCTTTATCGTCATCTATAACTAATATCTTTTTTTGCACTTTTGCACCTCCGATCTGCTTCAATAAACGTTCTCTTCTACAGGCTTTCCACACAATACTATCTCATTTATGATTATCAAGGATGATAAATTTAATGCCTTTTCAGAAGTAGTATTTAACGAAAGTGAAATCTTATTATGATTATCTGCTCTTGTTATAATTGTTCCAATTCATTTGCGAATGTCATTTTTCTCATTTGAATCAGCATAATTCCACCATAATATATTGACATAAACACCAATAAATACAATGACTGATACAGTTAATGAGCCGAGGATCACTTATATATATTTCAGGGATTTTCAAATAAAGTACCATAGTACCCTATATAAAAAAAGTATAGCACTCTTTTTTTTAATATTCAATTAGATACTTATTTTATTTCATGGTGCCAAAAAAGTAATAAATTCTTAAGTAAAAAATATATAGAATCATAGAAATATGTTATAACAAACTAATTCTTAAAATAATTCATCATTATTCCCCCATATCTGTATATATTTTTATTAATCATATTACACTTAAGTACTTTTATATGGCGTTTATATAGATATCCAATCATAATTTATTTGATATGTCTTAAATTTATAGTGTAATATTCTTTTTTATACTGTTCATATGGTATTTATACTACTATTACCCTATGGCTTTAATAGAACAAGAATACTAAAAAAATAATTGTATTGCTTGTATATGCAATATATACAAAACTTCAATCGAGTAGGAGGAAAACAATTATTTTGTTTTCCGACCTCTCACACCACCGTACGTACCGTTCGGTATACGGCGGTTCATCAGAATTTAATGCATCATTTGATATGTTTGTGTTAGACTAATAAATCCTATAGATTCTAGATATTTATTATTTAAAGATTTGCTCAAAATCGGGCTGTTGGAAATTCTCCAATAGCCTTTTCTTGTATTAGCGTATTCCCATGCTTTGTATTTATTAATTCCTAATTTAGCTAGATTTCTTTGCTTGGTGCTAATCTTCTTCCATTGTTTCCATATGCAAGCTCTTAGTCTTCTTCTAATCCATTTATCTAGTTCCACTAGCCTTCCGCGTGCGTTAGCAATTCCATAGTAATTAATCCATCCTCTTGTAATTTGATTTAATTTAAGTAACCTATATTCCATGCTAATTCCTTTATTTCTGTTAGTATAGAATTTAACCTTTTCCTTGAATCTCTTTATGGATTTCTCATGGATCCTTATTTCTGCTCCGCTTTTCGAGAAGTAAAACGAAAATCCTAAAAATTTTCGTTTAGATACAAAGTCTACTGCACTTTTATCCTTATTTACTCTAAGTTTTAAATTATTTTCAATTATATTGGTCATAGATTTCATTACTCTAAGCCCTGCTCTTTTGCTTTTGACATATACATTATTATCATCTGCATATCTGCAAAATTTGTGCCCTCGCCTTTCAAGTTCTTTATCCAATTCATCTAACATTATATTTGCTAATAATGGACTTAACGGACCACCTTGTGGTGTTCCTTCTTCACTTGTTACTGAAACCCCATTAATGAGGATTCCGCTTTTGAGGTATTTTCTTATTAATGATAACAATCTTTTGTCTTGTATCTTCTTTTCAAGTTTACTCATAAGAATATCATGATTGACTTTATCAAAGAA encodes the following:
- the ltrA gene encoding group II intron reverse transcriptase/maturase, with protein sequence MDKSKQLQRKQKTQYRDQVMEVEVELQGKSKVRSNSMVLPNRESVNDGTFDTSRLLEEVLERNNMLLALKRVISNKGSHGVDGMKTDELREHIKKHWETIKAKLLENRYNPSPVRRKEISKPDGGIRLLGIPTVQDRLIQQAIAQVLSRIYEPLFSENSFGFRPRRGAQDAIRKSKQYINQGNRWVIDMDLEKFFDKVNHDILMSKLEKKIQDKRLLSLIRKYLKSGILINGVSVTSEEGTPQGGPLSPLLANIMLDELDKELERRGHKFCRYADDNNVYVKSKRAGLRVMKSMTNIIENNLKLRVNKDKSAVDFVSKRKFLGFSFYFSKSGAEIRIHEKSIKRFKEKVKFYTNRNKGISMEYRLLKLNQITRGWINYYGIANARGRLVELDKWIRRRLRACIWKQWKKISTKQRNLAKLGINKYKAWEYANTRKGYWRISNSPILSKSLNNKYLESIGFISLTQTYQMMH
- a CDS encoding HAMP domain-containing sensor histidine kinase; translation: MKLKIKLPLLFLVMFIVFMASIGIYLKFIFAEYSPISSSLLDPSYIVLLLPIFAIACFIFIILIMYIHFCIEEPIRLLNSRLERINIVHPLPPLALRSNDEIGDLYNHFNNMEKRLQLAHKEQMDMIAAIAHDLKAPLTSINGFAELLAMQKGLPENEKQEYYELIQKKSKYMAELINDFVSFIKEKLNLESMTVKPVNASKLFENIALEYEHELSGFDYELIYKHLFKENMMLMVNEIMIGRVFGNLFSNVVRYGGKNELKVYMTGYSQGAYAYFEIEDNGIGVPDKDISSLFFKFFTVDKSRQIENGGIGLGLASCKSIIEYHGGEIYAYSSEYGGLGIKFSLPLVQC
- a CDS encoding response regulator transcription factor; its protein translation is MQKKILVIDDDKDIVKLITKSLSYEGFETISAYSGKEALCVLKENNIDFIILDIMMPDMDGLDVCRSIRKSYNAPILFLSARDKDIDKIVGLEIGADDYMTKPFSIQELNSRIRANFRKVDRLFKEWNELSPNGEKIDSPLILNDKTFEAFLNNKKLNLSTKEFQILSMLMHNPNNVLTRERIYEYVWGDEYGELNTVTVHIKNIRKKLGPEYDFIKTIWGIGYKYKERE